Proteins encoded within one genomic window of Paroedura picta isolate Pp20150507F chromosome 17, Ppicta_v3.0, whole genome shotgun sequence:
- the CPSF4 gene encoding cleavage and polyadenylation specificity factor subunit 4, with amino-acid sequence MQELIANVDHIKFELEIAVEQQLGAQPLPFPGMDKSGAAVCEFFLKSTCGKGGMCPFRHISGEKTVVCKHWLRGLCKKGDQCEFLHEYDMTKMPECYFYSKFGECSNKECPFLHIDPESKIKDCPWYDRGFCKHGPLCRHRHTRRVICVNYLVGFCPEGPACKFMHPRFELPMGTTEQPPLPQPTQPQQKLNNNPPLQRSSSLIQLTSQNSSPNQQRTPQVIGVMQSQNNSVGNRGPRPLEQVTCYKCGEKGHYANRCTKGHLAFLSGQ; translated from the exons ATGCAGGAGCTCATCGCCAACGTGGATCACATCAAGTTCGAGCTGGAGATCGCCGTGGAGCAGCAGCTCGGCGCGCAGCCGCTCCCCTTCCCGGGCATGGACA AATCAGGGGCTGctgtctgtgaattttttttaaagtctaccTGCGGGAAAG GAGGAATGTGTCCCTTCCGACACATCAGCGGCGAAAAGACGGTGGTTTGCAAGCACTGGCTACGAGGGCTGTGCAAGAAGGGAGACCAGTGCGAGTTCTTGCACGAATATGATATGACCAAGATGCCTGAGTGCTACTTCTACTCAAAATTTG GGGAATGCAGCAACAAAGAATGCCCGTTTTTGCACATTGACCCCGAGTCCAAGATAAAAGACTGCCCTTGGTATGACCGAGGCTTTTGTAAACACG GCCCTCTCTGCCGGCACAGGCACACCCGACGTGTTATTTGCGTGAATTATCTGGTGGGGTTCTGTCCAGAGGGGCCTGCTTGCAAATTCATGCA CCCTCGGTTTGAACTCCCCATGGGAACCACGGAGCAGCCTCCACTGCCTCAACCGACGCAACCACAGCAGAAG CTAAATAACAACCCGCCACTGCAGAGGTCGTCATCCCTGATCCAGCTAACAAGCCAGAACTCTTCTCCGAACCAGCAGAGGACTCCACAGGTCATCGGCGTGATGCAGTCTCAAAACAACAGCGTCGGCAACAGGGGTCCCCGACCGCTGGAGCAGGTCACTTGTTACAAA TGCGGTGAAAAGGGTCACTATGCTAATCGGTGCACGAAGGGTCACTTGGCTTTCCTTAGTGGACAGTGA
- the ATP5MF gene encoding ATP synthase F(0) complex subunit f, mitochondrial has protein sequence MAAGPSCPPSREPLGAAKVLLSPRIPCEQRRLLPGGGKMADRPVPVKDLRLMDVKLGQLPSWLATGDYSPIGIFNALRRGRQRFLNKYIYVRKGGIGGPAMVITAYVVISYIWSYDHIKHDRWRKYH, from the exons ATGGCGGCCGGACCGAGCTGCCCTCCTTCCCGTGAGCCTCTGGGCGCCGCCAAGGTCCTCCTTTCTCCCAGAATCCCTTGCGAGCAAAGGCGGCTGCTCCCTGGCGGCGGCAAGATGGCGGACCGACCCG TTCCCGTTAAAGACTTGAGGCTCATGGATGTCAAACTGGGCCAGCTCCCGTCATGGTTGGCGACAGGAGATTACAGCCCTATAGGGATTTTTAACGCTTTACGGCGAG GTCGTCAACGATTTTTAAATAAGTACATTTATGTGAGGAAAGGTGGCATCGGGGGTCCTGCGATGGTGATAACAGCCTATGTGGTGATCAGTTATATCTGGAGCTATGACCATATTA AGCACGATCGCTGGAGGAAGTACCACTGA